One segment of Fibrobacter sp. UWB10 DNA contains the following:
- a CDS encoding type II secretion system F family protein, translating into MAEFLYKATNSQGNNFEGTLEAKDKAEAEALLMRRRLIIVSLKKKPTEIKIKIGSGIKPAEIARFTRMFSSMSSAGLPMLQCLGILESQCENPELKNVVHKVTQSINGGSSLADSLAQHPKVFSNLYTNMVAAGEAGGILDGILARLAETLENQERLKRKVKKALTYPVMLIIVGILVVIALMTFVVPTFAEQFAALDAELPAPTQIVMSISDFIRDNGAFLFIGAILLIVGFKVAMRVPAAKFAWDGFMLKVPKLGDLQIKSTTASFSRTLGTLLNAGVSIMDSLKVVSSTVTNKVVEKGINKIAIGIAGGKSIADPMADTGLFPPMVIQMTGVGEKTGNLGGMLLKLADFYDEEVDAAVDAVVGMMEPLIIVFLGGAVGGLLIAMYMPMFSMGDAVKG; encoded by the coding sequence ATGGCAGAATTCCTTTATAAAGCAACCAATAGCCAGGGTAACAATTTCGAAGGTACCTTGGAGGCTAAGGATAAGGCTGAAGCCGAAGCGCTCTTGATGCGCAGACGCCTCATTATTGTAAGCCTCAAGAAAAAACCGACCGAAATCAAAATTAAGATTGGTTCGGGTATTAAGCCCGCTGAAATTGCACGTTTTACCCGTATGTTCTCTTCGATGAGTTCTGCAGGTTTGCCGATGTTGCAGTGCTTGGGCATTTTGGAAAGCCAGTGCGAAAACCCGGAACTTAAGAATGTGGTTCACAAGGTGACGCAGTCGATTAACGGTGGTTCTTCTTTGGCTGATTCTTTGGCCCAACATCCTAAGGTGTTCAGTAACCTGTACACGAACATGGTGGCTGCCGGTGAAGCGGGTGGTATTTTGGATGGTATCTTGGCCCGTTTGGCAGAAACCTTGGAAAACCAGGAACGCCTGAAACGTAAGGTGAAAAAAGCTTTGACCTACCCGGTGATGCTTATTATCGTGGGTATCTTGGTGGTGATTGCCCTTATGACCTTCGTGGTGCCGACCTTTGCCGAACAGTTCGCTGCTTTGGATGCTGAACTTCCGGCTCCGACGCAGATAGTGATGAGCATTTCTGACTTTATTCGCGATAATGGTGCATTCCTATTTATTGGCGCGATTCTCTTGATAGTCGGCTTTAAGGTGGCCATGCGTGTGCCTGCGGCCAAGTTTGCCTGGGATGGTTTTATGCTGAAGGTGCCCAAGCTAGGTGACCTTCAGATTAAATCGACAACGGCTAGCTTCTCGAGAACGCTTGGTACTTTGTTGAATGCCGGTGTGTCTATCATGGATTCCTTGAAGGTGGTGTCCTCAACCGTGACAAATAAAGTGGTTGAAAAGGGTATCAATAAGATTGCCATTGGTATTGCTGGTGGTAAAAGTATTGCCGACCCGATGGCAGATACAGGCCTGTTCCCGCCCATGGTGATTCAGATGACTGGCGTGGGTGAAAAAACCGGTAACCTTGGTGGCATGCTTTTGAAGCTGGCAGACTTCTATGATGAAGAAGTGGATGCCGCAGTGGATGCCGTGGTGGGCATGATGGAACCTTTGATTATCGTGTTCCTCGGCGGTGCTGTCGGTGGCCTCCTCATTGCAATGTATATGCCGATGTTTTCCATGGGCGACGCGGTCAAGGGATAA
- a CDS encoding type IV pilus twitching motility protein PilT has translation MAYNIQDLLSEMVQRGASDLHITAGAPPLIRLSGKLTPIGEDKLKPDETMRMTYSLMNEGQKKTFEQQKECDFSFGIANLARFRANAYLQRGCVALALRIIPLEIKTFKDLGLPKILAEFTTRPSGLVLVTGATGSGKSTTLAAMIDKINKERHDHILTVEDPIEFLHKHQGCMINQREVGSDTNSFAQALKMALRQDPDVVLIGEMRDLETIRAALTIAETGHLAFATLHTNSCVQTINRVVDAFPKGEQQTVRTQLSFVLQGVICQTLIPRIGGGRVMAYEIMNVTPGIRALIRDDKVHQIESMIEIGQKFGMNTMNMCLCDLVKNHKVDRFDALARSPSPDQLEQLFVKEGV, from the coding sequence ATGGCATACAATATTCAAGATCTTCTTTCTGAAATGGTCCAGCGTGGCGCTTCTGACTTGCACATTACAGCAGGTGCGCCCCCTCTCATCCGTCTTTCCGGCAAACTGACGCCTATTGGCGAAGACAAGCTGAAACCGGACGAAACCATGCGCATGACATATAGTCTGATGAACGAAGGCCAAAAGAAGACTTTCGAACAGCAGAAGGAATGCGACTTCTCTTTCGGTATTGCAAACCTCGCTCGTTTCCGTGCGAACGCTTATTTGCAGCGCGGTTGCGTGGCCTTGGCCTTGCGTATTATTCCGCTTGAAATTAAGACCTTTAAGGATCTCGGCCTTCCGAAAATTCTGGCCGAATTCACGACCCGCCCGTCTGGCCTTGTGTTGGTGACAGGTGCTACCGGTTCCGGTAAGTCGACGACCTTGGCGGCCATGATCGACAAGATCAACAAGGAACGTCACGACCACATTCTGACGGTGGAAGACCCGATTGAATTCTTGCATAAGCACCAGGGTTGTATGATTAACCAGCGTGAAGTTGGTAGCGATACGAACAGCTTTGCTCAGGCGCTTAAGATGGCGCTGCGTCAGGACCCTGACGTGGTGCTTATCGGCGAAATGCGTGACCTTGAAACAATCCGTGCGGCACTCACGATTGCAGAAACGGGTCACTTGGCTTTTGCAACGTTACATACCAACTCTTGTGTGCAGACCATCAACCGCGTGGTGGATGCTTTCCCGAAGGGCGAACAGCAGACCGTGCGTACGCAGCTTTCGTTTGTGCTCCAGGGCGTGATATGTCAGACGCTTATCCCGCGCATTGGCGGTGGCCGCGTGATGGCATACGAAATCATGAACGTGACCCCGGGTATTCGTGCCCTGATTCGCGATGACAAGGTGCACCAGATTGAATCGATGATTGAAATTGGCCAGAAGTTCGGTATGAACACCATGAACATGTGCTTGTGTGATTTGGTGAAGAACCACAAGGTCGACCGTTTCGATGCTCTTGCCCGTTCTCCGAGTCCGGACCAGTTGGAACAATTGTTTGTGAAAGAAGGTGTGTAG
- a CDS encoding TlpA disulfide reductase family protein — MVCMLLLALAILFSACGQEHFQAAPTKITDFKGKLLDGSISTYQAEKGTVTLIALTASWCPGCRAELPLLKMLDEEFTDRGFKILMVNEDDSPKIGAKYNKAAGIKWTTFHWNYDMMNALGNPGVIPVTYLVNAQDSIVKINVGDFDEKQMRKLIEKALKQ; from the coding sequence ATGGTTTGCATGCTGCTTTTGGCACTTGCAATCCTGTTTTCTGCATGCGGGCAGGAACACTTTCAGGCTGCGCCCACCAAAATTACAGATTTCAAGGGAAAACTTCTTGACGGAAGTATTTCGACTTATCAAGCTGAAAAAGGAACCGTCACCCTAATAGCCCTCACCGCCTCGTGGTGCCCCGGTTGCCGTGCCGAACTCCCCCTCCTCAAAATGCTCGACGAAGAATTTACCGACAGAGGTTTTAAGATTTTGATGGTGAACGAAGATGATTCGCCTAAAATCGGAGCAAAGTACAACAAGGCCGCAGGCATCAAGTGGACAACGTTCCATTGGAATTACGACATGATGAACGCGCTCGGCAATCCGGGCGTGATTCCCGTGACCTACCTCGTGAATGCACAAGACAGCATCGTGAAAATCAACGTCGGAGATTTCGACGAAAAACAGATGCGAAAGTTAATCGAGAAAGCCCTTAAGCAATAG
- the epmA gene encoding EF-P lysine aminoacylase EpmA produces MSNQNSFRPTCSRDSWVKRQALMNKVRRFFECRGVLEVETPTLSNAGGTDPQLDYFEVEGKHFMMTSPEFHMKRLLAAGFGDIFQITKSFRKDEFGAHHNNEFSMVEWYRVGMPQEKLMDEVEALVSEIIGKPINARRTRWIEAFKNYAGVNPLTASGEEFAAACTARDIPLPADGTTMSREDWWDYLMVFAVEPELAKNGPEFILDYPQSQAALAQTYVGEDGYTWARRFELFVDQVELCNGYTELTDVAEQRRRFAADLEIRRGMNKPQPPIDENFLAALESGMPACSGVALGLDRLFMLAMGKSEIKDVILFPSPIA; encoded by the coding sequence GTGTCGAACCAAAATTCGTTTAGACCTACTTGTTCCCGCGATTCATGGGTAAAGCGTCAAGCCTTGATGAACAAGGTGCGTCGCTTCTTTGAATGTCGCGGTGTGCTTGAAGTGGAAACGCCGACGCTTTCGAATGCGGGCGGTACCGATCCTCAGCTAGACTACTTTGAGGTCGAGGGCAAGCATTTCATGATGACGAGCCCCGAGTTCCACATGAAGCGCTTGCTTGCGGCTGGTTTCGGAGACATTTTCCAGATTACAAAGTCTTTTCGCAAAGATGAATTCGGTGCCCATCATAACAATGAATTCAGCATGGTGGAGTGGTACCGCGTCGGCATGCCGCAAGAAAAGTTGATGGACGAAGTCGAAGCGCTCGTTTCTGAAATTATAGGCAAGCCGATTAACGCTCGTCGCACGCGCTGGATTGAAGCGTTCAAGAATTATGCGGGCGTGAATCCGCTGACGGCTTCGGGCGAAGAATTTGCCGCGGCCTGTACTGCCCGCGACATTCCGCTCCCGGCCGATGGCACGACCATGTCTCGCGAAGACTGGTGGGATTACCTGATGGTTTTTGCGGTGGAACCCGAACTTGCCAAGAATGGTCCCGAGTTCATTTTAGATTATCCGCAGTCGCAAGCGGCACTTGCGCAAACGTATGTGGGCGAAGACGGCTACACTTGGGCACGTCGATTCGAACTGTTTGTAGACCAGGTGGAACTTTGCAACGGCTACACGGAACTTACCGATGTGGCTGAACAACGCAGGCGCTTTGCTGCAGATCTTGAAATCCGTCGCGGTATGAACAAACCGCAACCGCCGATTGACGAAAACTTCTTGGCGGCGCTTGAATCGGGAATGCCCGCCTGTTCTGGCGTGGCGCTTGGCCTAGACAGATTGTTTATGCTTGCAATGGGAAAGTCCGAAATCAAGGACGTGATACTTTTCCCGAGTCCTATTGCTTAA
- a CDS encoding FISUMP domain-containing protein: MKFLRGVLTGVLALGVTTAFAQPELRDAIDNGDIATAQKIVKKGAAEEIYCGKLSPTDAVKVYEKIFKAMPYESFSNCQSQFSYGYGTKVCANAKAMDACTEVISFLLLEGESGNTKALETLESVAKVALKTKGYSKPVKVDADTSIWVPCPKKKGEARDKCIEECYEKAGSLRDTIREAACATKPEHFVDTTIKVTVPSPLYEKLRKGLLEGYWKTPKSAAEKYSKIMQASAKALSIPDTAIINLAYVDRWAEKHKADSTALPGGELFRFCTSWQPAVDSILGAKEFETRCPVFESFVDNRDGQTYRVKEINGTRWFVQNLNFAIEENSMCYDREEENCATYGRLYTQEAALTACPEGTRLATDDDWKMLEIYAGGANTAAVRLRSNGSDDYAFTAMFGGYANKNGISVIQGEGAYFWTSKDVGDGRGIARSMFNTDKEVSAIPVDKKFWLSVRCVVNAAPAEETAPAAAE; this comes from the coding sequence ATGAAATTTCTTAGAGGTGTATTGACAGGAGTTCTTGCTTTGGGCGTTACAACTGCTTTTGCCCAGCCGGAACTTCGTGATGCTATTGATAATGGCGATATTGCAACAGCCCAGAAGATTGTGAAGAAGGGCGCTGCCGAAGAAATTTATTGCGGCAAACTTTCGCCGACTGATGCCGTCAAGGTTTACGAAAAGATTTTCAAGGCTATGCCTTACGAATCGTTCTCGAATTGCCAATCGCAATTCTCTTACGGTTACGGCACCAAGGTTTGCGCCAATGCCAAGGCTATGGATGCATGTACCGAGGTGATTTCGTTCTTGCTCCTGGAAGGCGAATCGGGCAACACGAAGGCCCTTGAAACTTTGGAATCGGTGGCTAAGGTTGCCCTGAAGACGAAAGGCTATTCCAAGCCGGTCAAGGTTGACGCCGACACGAGCATTTGGGTACCTTGCCCCAAGAAGAAGGGCGAAGCCCGTGACAAGTGCATTGAAGAATGCTATGAAAAGGCTGGCAGCCTGCGCGATACCATTCGCGAAGCCGCTTGTGCTACCAAGCCGGAACACTTTGTCGATACGACTATCAAGGTGACGGTTCCTTCTCCGCTTTATGAAAAGCTCCGCAAGGGCTTGCTCGAAGGTTACTGGAAGACTCCAAAGAGCGCTGCTGAAAAGTATTCAAAGATTATGCAGGCCTCGGCCAAGGCTCTTTCGATTCCGGATACCGCTATCATTAACTTGGCTTACGTAGACCGCTGGGCCGAAAAGCACAAGGCCGATTCTACGGCACTCCCGGGTGGTGAACTCTTCCGTTTCTGCACGTCGTGGCAGCCGGCGGTGGACTCTATCTTGGGCGCAAAGGAATTCGAAACCCGTTGCCCGGTGTTCGAATCGTTCGTGGATAATCGCGATGGTCAGACTTACAGAGTCAAGGAAATCAATGGCACTCGCTGGTTTGTGCAGAACTTGAACTTTGCCATCGAAGAAAATTCCATGTGCTATGACCGCGAAGAAGAAAACTGCGCTACTTATGGTCGTCTGTATACGCAAGAAGCTGCTTTGACGGCTTGCCCCGAAGGCACTCGTCTTGCAACCGATGACGATTGGAAGATGCTCGAAATTTATGCCGGTGGCGCAAACACTGCTGCAGTCCGCCTGCGTAGCAACGGTTCTGACGATTACGCCTTCACGGCCATGTTTGGTGGCTATGCCAACAAGAACGGCATCTCGGTGATTCAGGGCGAAGGCGCTTACTTCTGGACAAGCAAGGATGTGGGTGACGGTCGCGGTATCGCACGTTCCATGTTCAATACCGATAAAGAAGTTTCTGCCATTCCGGTCGATAAGAAATTCTGGCTTTCTGTTCGCTGTGTCGTGAATGCAGCCCCTGCAGAAGAAACCGCTCCCGCCGCTGCCGAGTAA
- a CDS encoding SufS family cysteine desulfurase, giving the protein MIDANIDAEKIRSEFPMLVTGDKDAKPLAFLDSTATTQKPDCVIDVMNDFYREHYSSVKRGVYRLSARTTEAFEATRKNVAKFINAKTEDEIVFTRGTTESINLVAWSYGRKFFEAGDEILISGLEHHANIVSWQIVAEMKGAKIKVIPVLDSGDLDLSKLPGLLNARTKMVAVAHVSNSVGTVNPIAEIIATVRKLAPQAKILIDAAQSSSHIKIDVQKLDCDFLAFSGHKMYGPTGVGVLYGKYEVLDSMPPWHGGGEMIKNVTFEKTTYADVPARFEAGTPMIAEVIGLGKAIEWINTVGIENIRKHEEEITNYALEQLAQIPQVKVLGNPKERGALISITLDGIAVSDAAMILDEENVAVRSGHHCAQPVMDRFGVDATLRLSFGAYTLKRDIDRFIAGIKRVLRLFG; this is encoded by the coding sequence ATGATTGATGCAAATATTGATGCAGAAAAAATCCGTAGCGAATTCCCGATGCTTGTCACAGGCGATAAGGACGCAAAGCCGCTCGCCTTCTTAGACAGTACGGCCACCACGCAAAAGCCCGACTGCGTGATCGACGTGATGAACGACTTTTACCGCGAACACTACAGTTCCGTAAAGCGCGGCGTGTATCGCCTGAGCGCTCGCACCACCGAAGCATTCGAAGCCACCCGCAAAAACGTGGCCAAGTTCATTAACGCCAAAACCGAAGACGAAATCGTATTCACCCGCGGCACTACCGAAAGCATCAATCTGGTGGCGTGGAGTTACGGTCGCAAGTTCTTCGAGGCCGGCGACGAAATTCTCATCAGTGGACTCGAGCATCATGCCAACATCGTGAGCTGGCAAATTGTCGCCGAAATGAAGGGCGCCAAGATCAAGGTGATTCCCGTTTTGGACAGCGGCGATTTAGACCTGAGCAAGCTTCCCGGGCTGTTGAATGCGCGTACCAAGATGGTGGCTGTCGCCCACGTGAGCAATTCCGTCGGTACCGTGAACCCCATTGCAGAAATTATCGCGACCGTCCGTAAGCTCGCCCCGCAAGCCAAAATTTTGATTGACGCCGCCCAGAGTTCAAGCCACATCAAGATTGACGTGCAGAAGCTGGACTGCGATTTTCTCGCCTTCAGCGGTCACAAGATGTACGGCCCTACCGGCGTAGGCGTACTCTACGGCAAGTACGAAGTTCTCGACAGCATGCCCCCCTGGCACGGCGGTGGCGAAATGATCAAGAACGTGACCTTCGAAAAGACGACTTACGCCGACGTTCCCGCACGCTTCGAGGCTGGAACGCCCATGATTGCCGAAGTCATCGGGCTCGGCAAGGCCATCGAATGGATTAACACCGTAGGCATCGAGAACATCCGCAAGCACGAAGAAGAAATTACGAACTACGCGCTGGAACAGCTTGCGCAGATTCCGCAGGTGAAAGTTCTCGGCAACCCGAAGGAACGCGGCGCTCTCATCAGTATTACACTCGACGGCATCGCCGTAAGCGACGCCGCCATGATTCTTGACGAAGAGAATGTTGCCGTCCGCAGCGGGCACCACTGCGCCCAACCTGTCATGGACCGCTTCGGCGTCGACGCCACGCTTCGTTTGAGCTTCGGTGCGTACACCCTGAAGCGCGACATCGACCGCTTTATCGCAGGCATCAAGCGCGTCCTCCGACTCTTCGGTTAA
- a CDS encoding tRNA threonylcarbamoyladenosine dehydratase, translated as MGIEKGIFNRTSLLLGDDVMGNIYQKRVIIFGLGGVGSWCAESLVRSGIKELVLVDSDRVCVTNVNRQLMATTKTVGQVKVDVLKNRLLEINPHANIVALQDIYEEANTDKFQLDTFDYIIDAIDSLENKMQLLWHATRTKATVFSSMGAALKMDPTRIKVAEFWKVAGCPLARALRDKFKKKKMALKKKVLCVYSDELLKNRGKNSSCGTDACMCPKVRHERSEAELQNANLVDHEWCSSKAQINGTMAHSTAIFGFMIAGLVMQDIYKKALASAE; from the coding sequence ATGGGAATCGAGAAAGGCATCTTTAACCGCACATCGCTCCTGCTCGGAGACGACGTGATGGGCAACATCTACCAGAAGCGAGTCATCATCTTCGGTCTCGGCGGAGTCGGCAGCTGGTGCGCCGAAAGCCTGGTGCGTTCCGGCATCAAGGAACTCGTGCTCGTCGATTCTGACCGCGTGTGCGTCACCAACGTGAACCGCCAACTGATGGCCACCACGAAAACCGTGGGGCAAGTCAAGGTGGACGTGCTGAAAAATCGTCTGCTCGAAATCAACCCGCACGCCAACATCGTAGCACTCCAAGACATCTACGAAGAAGCGAATACGGACAAATTCCAACTGGACACATTCGACTACATCATCGATGCCATCGACAGCCTCGAAAACAAGATGCAGTTATTGTGGCACGCCACGCGCACCAAGGCCACAGTTTTCTCTTCGATGGGCGCAGCCCTCAAGATGGACCCCACACGAATCAAGGTCGCCGAATTCTGGAAAGTCGCCGGTTGCCCGCTCGCCCGCGCCCTGCGCGACAAGTTCAAGAAAAAGAAAATGGCTCTCAAGAAAAAAGTGCTATGCGTCTACAGCGACGAACTCCTGAAAAACCGCGGCAAGAATTCCTCTTGCGGAACGGACGCCTGCATGTGCCCCAAGGTGCGCCACGAAAGGAGCGAAGCCGAACTCCAGAATGCAAACCTGGTCGATCACGAATGGTGCAGCAGTAAGGCGCAAATCAACGGCACCATGGCACACTCCACCGCTATTTTTGGATTCATGATTGCGGGCCTCGTGATGCAGGACATCTACAAGAAGGCATTGGCTAGCGCGGAGTAA
- the dtd gene encoding D-aminoacyl-tRNA deacylase: MKFLIQRVLNAQVDIAGDTVGKIGKGYMILIGVGEDDTKEIADRLIRKMLALRIFADENGKTNLSIKDVGGELLLVSQFTLYANCNKGNRPTFNGAGNPALANELYEYIIAECKKEIPVVQTGKFGADMQVSLTNDGPFTIMLE; the protein is encoded by the coding sequence ATGAAATTCTTGATTCAGCGAGTATTGAACGCCCAGGTGGATATCGCAGGCGACACTGTCGGAAAAATCGGCAAGGGCTACATGATTTTAATCGGCGTGGGCGAAGACGACACCAAGGAAATCGCCGACCGCCTTATTCGCAAGATGCTTGCGCTCCGCATCTTCGCCGACGAAAACGGCAAGACGAATCTTTCCATCAAAGATGTGGGCGGCGAGCTCCTGCTTGTCTCGCAGTTCACGCTTTACGCCAACTGCAACAAGGGAAACCGTCCGACTTTCAACGGTGCAGGCAACCCGGCACTTGCAAACGAGCTCTACGAATACATCATTGCCGAGTGCAAAAAAGAAATCCCCGTCGTACAGACAGGGAAATTCGGTGCCGACATGCAGGTGAGTCTCACGAACGACGGCCCGTTCACAATTATGCTGGAATAA
- a CDS encoding DUF1232 domain-containing protein, which translates to MDKEPEVIEAEVVENNKGASDFQKGLAVFLLILSLMYTVSPIDLAPDAIPVVGWLDDLGFLATATMNVMQQFAKDQNSAMVKILKYAKWFMVIAVVIAALLLGGLIAAIVALIVK; encoded by the coding sequence ATGGATAAAGAACCAGAAGTTATTGAGGCTGAAGTTGTAGAAAACAACAAGGGCGCGTCTGATTTTCAAAAAGGACTCGCTGTTTTTCTCTTGATTTTGTCGCTTATGTATACGGTTTCGCCGATTGACTTGGCGCCGGATGCGATTCCTGTAGTGGGATGGCTTGATGACCTCGGCTTTCTCGCGACGGCCACAATGAACGTTATGCAGCAATTTGCCAAAGATCAGAATTCTGCTATGGTAAAAATTCTGAAGTATGCCAAGTGGTTTATGGTGATTGCCGTTGTAATTGCGGCTCTGCTGCTCGGCGGGTTGATTGCTGCTATTGTGGCGCTGATTGTAAAATAG
- a CDS encoding phospholipase D-like domain-containing protein yields MSIFTKYIQNEEHYSEVISRIAKVRNNLWIGTADIKDVYVKQDGEAIPLLGQLAALLKRGVGVRLIHAKEPGPNFREDFDRFPILVTDLERVMCPRVHFKMMIFDLETAYIGSANLTGAGIGMKSSLRRNFEAGILTNDPALVEPAIEQFDTLWMGSHCKKCGRQEFCGDRIK; encoded by the coding sequence ATGTCCATCTTCACAAAATACATCCAGAACGAGGAGCATTACTCCGAGGTGATTTCGCGTATCGCGAAGGTCCGCAATAACTTGTGGATTGGAACTGCCGACATTAAGGATGTTTATGTAAAGCAAGATGGCGAGGCGATTCCGTTACTGGGACAGTTGGCCGCACTTTTAAAACGTGGTGTGGGTGTACGCCTGATTCATGCGAAGGAACCTGGCCCGAATTTTCGTGAGGACTTTGATCGCTTCCCGATTTTGGTGACGGATTTGGAACGCGTAATGTGTCCGCGAGTGCATTTCAAGATGATGATTTTTGATCTAGAAACGGCTTACATTGGGTCTGCGAACTTGACGGGTGCGGGAATCGGCATGAAAAGTTCTCTACGCCGTAACTTTGAGGCGGGAATCCTCACGAATGACCCTGCACTTGTTGAACCTGCCATCGAACAATTCGATACGCTATGGATGGGCTCGCATTGCAAAAAATGCGGCCGCCAGGAATTCTGTGGCGACCGGATCAAGTAG
- a CDS encoding glutamine synthetase III encodes MSVSYRKKTINEIAKEPTAPVKPAAPVNVDFYGEDVFNADAMREYLPKDVCEKLLATIDEGAALDPSIAGDVAHAMKKWAMDRGATHFTHWFQPLTGSTAEKHDSFLEPEGCRAIMAFSGKNLIVGEPDASSFPSGGLRSTFEARGYTAWDPTSPAFLKRHGNGATLCIPTAFCSYTGEALDKKTPLLRSLQALSKSTRRLMTCFKAGPKKTTVTLGAEQEYFLIDKRFYLQRPDLYQAGRTLFGAAPAKHQQMDDHYFGSIPARILNFMNEVEVELWKLGIPAKTRHNEVAPAQFELAPMFEEVNLACDHNMQIMEVLRNVADKNGLVCLLHEKPFAGVNGSGKHNNWSVSYGKGNLLNPGKDPHQNAVFLTTLCAIIYAVDTHADLLRMTTAGAGNDHRLGANEAPPAIVSMFLGDQLMDVIEQIEQGVPKSSKQAGALRIGADMLPALPRDATDRNRTSPFAFTGNKFEFRAPGSSQSCSEPNVVLNTIVAEAFDMISEQLEKLDEKNFHTGLQKILQKIVKEHKRVIFNGNGYTDEWVAEAERRGLPNIRTSVEALKALTKEENIQLFEKYGVMNRREMESRYEINVEDFHKRIHIEGEVCRDMAKNIILPKVVEAYSSALKTNEMALNQGFPGVDAYVKSLGEGVKNLSAAIATMEESLNGLHEGILDAMAALRKVVDGLEKVVPDEMWPLPKYREMLFIY; translated from the coding sequence ATGAGCGTAAGCTACCGCAAAAAGACCATCAACGAAATCGCGAAGGAACCGACCGCGCCTGTCAAGCCGGCCGCTCCGGTAAATGTGGATTTCTACGGCGAAGACGTGTTCAATGCCGACGCCATGCGCGAATATCTGCCCAAGGATGTCTGCGAGAAGTTGCTTGCGACAATCGACGAAGGCGCTGCCCTCGACCCGAGCATTGCAGGCGATGTCGCCCACGCCATGAAGAAGTGGGCTATGGACCGCGGTGCTACTCACTTTACTCACTGGTTCCAGCCGCTCACCGGTTCTACTGCTGAAAAGCATGACTCCTTCCTTGAACCCGAAGGCTGCCGCGCCATCATGGCCTTCAGCGGCAAGAATTTGATCGTTGGCGAACCGGACGCATCGTCCTTCCCGAGCGGCGGTTTGCGTTCTACTTTCGAAGCCCGCGGCTATACCGCATGGGATCCGACTTCTCCGGCATTTCTCAAGCGTCACGGCAACGGTGCCACGCTCTGCATTCCGACTGCTTTCTGCAGCTACACCGGCGAAGCTCTCGACAAGAAGACTCCGCTTCTGCGCAGCTTGCAAGCTCTTTCTAAATCTACCCGTCGCCTCATGACCTGCTTCAAGGCCGGTCCCAAGAAGACGACTGTCACGCTTGGTGCCGAACAGGAATACTTCCTGATCGACAAGCGTTTCTACCTGCAACGCCCGGACCTGTACCAAGCTGGCCGCACGCTGTTCGGTGCCGCTCCCGCCAAGCACCAACAGATGGATGACCACTACTTCGGTAGTATTCCGGCTCGTATTTTGAACTTCATGAACGAAGTCGAAGTTGAACTTTGGAAGCTCGGCATTCCGGCCAAGACCCGCCACAACGAAGTCGCTCCGGCTCAGTTCGAACTCGCCCCGATGTTCGAAGAAGTGAACCTCGCTTGCGACCACAACATGCAAATTATGGAAGTGCTCCGCAACGTGGCCGACAAGAATGGCCTCGTTTGCTTGCTCCACGAAAAGCCTTTCGCTGGCGTGAACGGTTCTGGCAAACACAACAACTGGTCTGTTTCTTACGGTAAGGGCAACCTGCTCAATCCGGGTAAGGACCCGCACCAGAACGCCGTGTTCCTCACCACGCTCTGCGCCATCATTTATGCCGTCGACACCCATGCTGACTTGCTCCGCATGACAACTGCTGGCGCCGGCAACGACCACCGCCTCGGTGCAAACGAAGCTCCTCCGGCCATTGTCTCTATGTTCCTCGGCGACCAGCTCATGGACGTCATCGAACAGATTGAACAAGGCGTGCCCAAGTCCTCTAAGCAAGCTGGCGCACTCCGCATCGGTGCCGACATGCTCCCGGCCCTCCCGCGCGATGCCACCGACCGCAACAGAACTTCTCCGTTCGCCTTCACCGGCAACAAGTTCGAATTCCGTGCACCGGGCTCCAGCCAGAGCTGCTCCGAACCGAACGTGGTGCTGAACACGATTGTCGCCGAAGCCTTCGACATGATTTCTGAACAGCTCGAAAAGCTAGACGAAAAGAACTTCCACACGGGCCTGCAAAAGATCCTGCAGAAGATCGTGAAGGAACACAAGCGCGTCATCTTCAACGGTAACGGCTACACCGATGAATGGGTTGCCGAAGCCGAACGCCGTGGCCTTCCGAATATTCGCACCTCCGTGGAAGCCCTCAAGGCTCTCACCAAGGAAGAAAATATTCAGTTGTTCGAAAAGTATGGCGTCATGAATCGCCGCGAAATGGAATCCCGCTACGAAATCAACGTCGAAGATTTCCACAAGCGCATTCACATCGAAGGCGAAGTCTGCCGTGACATGGCGAAGAACATCATCTTGCCGAAGGTCGTCGAAGCTTACTCCAGCGCCCTCAAGACCAACGAAATGGCTCTCAACCAGGGCTTCCCCGGCGTCGATGCCTACGTGAAGTCTCTCGGCGAAGGCGTCAAGAACCTGAGTGCCGCCATCGCTACGATGGAAGAAAGCCTGAACGGTCTGCACGAAGGCATTCTCGATGCGATGGCTGCGCTCCGCAAAGTCGTCGATGGCCTCGAAAAGGTCGTCCCCGACGAAATGTGGCCCCTGCCGAAATACAGAGAGATGTTGTTTATTTACTAG